From the genome of Pectobacterium atrosepticum:
CGAAGTCTGCGCAGTGAATGCTGTCGCAGCCTGTACCCGTGAGCCACAACGCATTCGTCTGCGTTTTGGGCGTCATTATCTTACGTTGGTTGATTTACCCGGAGTGGGTGAAAGTCAGCAGCGGGATGAGGAATATCGCGCACTGTATCAATCCCTGTTGCCGGAGCTGGATATGGTGCTGTGGGTATTGAAGGCGGATGACCGCGCCTATTCTGCCGAGGAGCAGTTTTATCGGGATGTGTTCGGCTCCGTGAACGGTGAGCACACGCCGATACTCTGGCTGCTCAATCAGGTCGACAAGATTGAACCGAGTGAAGAATGGCACTGGGCCTCTGCGCAGCCGTCATCCAGGCAACGGGAACATATGGCACAAAAGCAGGCGGCTATCGGGCAACAACTCGGTATCGTGGCAGAGAACATTTTACCGCTTTCCGTTAAAGGCCGTTATCAACTGGGAAAGATGGTGGAGGCGATGATAACCCTTCTCCCAAAGCAGGCTCGCAGTCCGGTCATTCCTCATTTACGTGCTGAGCACCAAACCGAAAGCGCGATACAGCAGGCCAGGGCTGGATTTTCCGACACGGTAGTCAGTGCGGTGGATTGGGTTATTGACCACGCGCCGTTGCCTCAGGTAGCAAAACAGGTGCTGCATGGCGTCACCCATTCCGTTGCCAGAGTGGCAAATGCGGTGTGGTCTTTCTTCTTTGACTAACGTTTTTGCTGCTTCCCATCAGGTTTCTTTATCGTCACCGATCGATTTTGTCGATCGAACCGATCGAATTGATTTGTTATACCGCCATTTCTCCCCGCTATAAAATCGATTTTCCATTCTGAGACTTTTTTACTTTTACGAATCAATAACATGTTCATGTAACGCGTATGCGTCTGGAGGGCAATGATGCCGTTGTTACTGCTTTGGGTGGGGCTGGCAATCGTGTTGGGATGCGTGGCATCCAGCAGCGGTCGCTCGTTCTGGGGCTGGTTCATTTTGGGTATGGTCATCGACCCGTTACTGGCCGGATTGCTGTATTACCTGATTTGCAGAGAAAAATAATATGCGAACGCTGTTGAAGCTGTTTGGCCGCTTTATGCGCTGGTATATCACGCTGGTGATTTTTATGGCCTGCCTGCTTTTTATCATCAATACCGTTGGCGGATGGGCCGGCTTTTAACCGAGAGCCCTTCCGAAGGAAAACCACAATGAAAACACAACCTGCACTGCCATGCAGCGGACTGCTGCTGGCCTCTCTGATGGTTCTGCCCATTCTGTCTGCACAAGCAAAGCCTGCTGACAATGAACCGCAAATTATCACCGACAGCGAAGGGCACATGGTTTGCCATCTCTGTGGACCCGACAGGAAAGACAGTTTCTTTATTTCTGACTATCCACAGGGCTATAAAAATAAAACGGATCAGTACAGCAAGTTATGGGACATGACGCGCTATACCATCCTGCTGAATGATGCCATTCCTGCTTACACCGCTAACCGGACACCCGATTTTTATTACATCGATAAATATGCCGCGTCGCCCACCGTTCACTTTATTGAGTTTGACGATGACCGCTCTGATTTATCGGCTGTAGCTAAGGTGTCGGTGACGGAAAACAAAAACAACACGCTGCTCACTGTCACCTGGAAGAATGGAGAGAAAAACCGTTTCCAGATGAATAACCAGATTCTGGCGTATCAGGCACAAATACTGAGAAACACGCAGGACCAGCTTTTCTGCCGGAATTGCGGTGACAACGGCAAGGATGTGCTGGTTCAGGGCGCGGATACCGCCAGCCTTTATACCCGTCTGACCGATACGCCGTATTACGCCTTTCTGGTGCAAAGTGCCGGGATGGCCTGCCCGGCAGGGAGCTGGTATGCCGTCAATAAAACGACGCCCGCGCCTGAAATCAAGGCGATTGACCTCAAGGATTGCAGTGAAATCGTGAAGGTTGACAGTACCCATGATGCCAACAACACCACGCTTAACCTCACTCACTACAACGGCAAAAAGGACACGCTGACATTCAGCCATCGTTGAGTGTTACCGCCTCTGGTCATCGGAAGGCTTCGAGCCTGTCGAGTAAAGGAAAATATCATGAAAAAAGCATTTGTCGCACTCTGTCTGGGATTGTGTTCGCTAAGCGTTTTTGCAGAAAAAGCGCCTGTCAGAGTGCAAACCCGTATTGCCTCAGGGAACTGGTATGCCGGTCCCTATTATCCAAGGATATCCGTGACAGCGTTGACAGATTCTGTCGTCGTCAAAGACATTGCGGTTAATCGGGGAAATTGCCAGCATCTTTCCGAAGCATCCTGGAAGCCCGTTCGACTCCGCTTCGGCAGCTCTTTTGAAACAACGTTTAAGTCAAAAAACTGGGGAGCCGCCTGTAATGTCCTTGAAATCATTGTCGAGACCGATCAGGGCATATGGGAATTCCAGGTGGAATAACGACTGACCTTATTCACGGTTCCGATGCCTCGTGCGTCTGCGCGAGGCATTGTATTTATTGTGTTCTTGTCATCCATTTCATCCTTCTTTTTCATCATCCATCATTTAGATAAGGAATCACCATGTCATGTAATTCATTGGCAGGCGGCATCGCGTCCAGAGAGCAGCGCATTATCCAGATGGCGTTATGCCTGCTGGAAAAACGGGTACGAAAAAATTCGCGACAGTTCAAAACCTCGGAGGACACCAAAAGCTGGCTGATGCTGGAGCTCAGCGGTCTGGATCGCGAGGTCTTTATGGTGCTGTATCTGGATAACCAGCATCGTCTGATAGAAAAGGAAGTTATCGCGCTGGGTGGTATCAACAGTACCGAAGTGCATCCACGTGAAATCCTCAAAGCCTCACTGCGCCATAACGCCGCCGCCGTGATACTGGCACACAATCATCCTTCCTGCTGTGCCGAGCCCAGTCAGGCTGACCGCCATATCACCGACAAGCTGAAGGGATCACTGTCACAACTCGACGTCAGAGTCCTCGATCATCTGGTTGTCGGCGGCGCTGATGTGGTGTCGTTTGCTGAACGTGGCTGGCTGTGATGATCACATTTACTACCGCACTTTTATAAGGAAACCATCATGCCATCATCGAATACCCCTGAATGGGGACTAAAATGTGCTGTCACGCCGCGATTCGGAGCCAGGCTGGTTCAGGAAGGTCACCGCCTGCACTATCTGGCAGACCGGGCCAGCATTGTCGGTACGTTTAGCAAAACAGAAGCCCAAAATCTGGAGCGTTGCTTCCCTGAGCTAATTAAGCTGTTGGAGCAGAAGCTACGCATGGGGGAACTGAATCCCCGTCAGCAGAACTGCGTCACGCTGCATTGCAACGAATGGATCTGTGAAGCCGATACGCTGGGCAGTGTTGGCTACGTGTATATTGTTATCTATCCCTCTTCGGCAGCAGCAGAATAACCTGCAACTTCTCCCCCATCCTGAGCATTTTCCTGATTTTAACGACTTAACCTGTAGAGAGTATTCCCATGCAAACATCACCTGCAATCCCGCCACGGGAGGATAACCCCTGTCCGTCACCTATAACCGTCTGGCAGCAACTGCTGACCTACCTGCTGGAAAAGCACTACGGCCTGACGCTGAACGATACACCATTCTGTGAGGAAAACGTGATTCAAGCGCATATCGATGCTGGCGTCACGTTGGTCAATGCCGTGAATTTTCTGGTGGAAAAATACGAACTGGTGCGCATCGATCGCGACGGTTTTAACTGGCAGGAGCAATCGCCGTTTCTCACTGCCGTTGATGTTCTCCGTGCCAGACGTGCTACCGGCTTGCTCAAAGCATAAAGACTGCGAGCCGCTTTCCAGTAATACCAGACCAAATCTATTTATCCTTCTCCCCGATGCATAATGCGCCAGCCCTTACCGGCTGGCGCATTTGCTTTTATCTATGGACCACAAATGATGCAAATTGAACCCGAGGTTTTGACCGAACACACCGAGCTGATTTGCTCGACCAATATCGAACGTATCGTTACCGGACGTGATACCGCGCTGCAACAGATAGAACAGCTCCTCAACCAGCTACGGGCGATCTCAACACTAACAGCGACTATTGGTGGCGGCACCGCTGAAGACTGGGCGTTAAAGCAAGGGCATCGCTACGACTGCTGGCTGACAGAAACACCTGGCAAAGCGATGCCTGCCATTACCCGCACACTGGATCGTAATATCTGGCGCGACCTGATGCTGAAATCCGGCATGTTGACGCTGATGGATGCTGAAGCGCGTAGCCAGTGGCATAAAAATCTGGATGAGGGGGAGCTACCGGTCATCAGCGAAGCCAATATACTCAGCACCTTTGAGCAACTCCACCAAAGTAAACAGGAGGTATTTGAGCGAGGTGTTATTAACGTATTCAAAGGGCTATCGTGGGATTACAAAACCAATCACCCTTGCTACTTTGGCAAGAAAATCATCATCAGCAATCTGGTGACATACAACCGTTGGGGCTTTGGCCTGAATTGGGGCTGGCGACGCGATCAACTGGCTGATTTGGAAAGAATGCTGTATCTGTTGGATGGTAAACCGCTCCCCGACAATCGGGGCGATGTAACCATCCGGTTGATGGACCATATCCGTGATAATCCTCACGAGCAGGAATACGAAGATGAGTTCTTTAGTGTGCGTTACTTTCAGAAAGGCACTGGGCATCTCACCTTTAAACGCCCTGACCTGATCGATCAGATGAACGATATAATTGCCAAACATTATCCAGGGATGTTGGCGGCAAGGTGATTATCGACAGGCTAGGGGGCTGGATGGAGGTTACCTATCTCGTTGCTACGGTGATGGTAATGTTAGTCTGGTAATGTAAAAGGGGGATACGACATGTTATGTGCCACGTATCGTTTGGCGGGAGAAGGGCGATGATGAGAAAAGGGAATAGCAGTATCTCAAAAACTGCTGCATTGACCGATGATGTGAAAGACGCAGATACGACAGCGATCGATCACTCACGTATCACTACGTCATCGGGGGAGAGCTGGGATGGTTGGTTTGCTACCGAGGATGCCACTTCTGATTTTATGGAGGACAGGGAGCAACCTAAAGCCCCCCAGACCTGATGATAGCGGTGAACCGATTGCCAGAAATGCACTCGCTGTCTTGATAACGGTTTTGCTATCTACATTAAACCACGATAGCATCTAACCGCTGAATGAAGTTGTACTGATGTTATTTATACATCAGATTTTGCATCGCAACATTTTTAACATCACTGTTGAATTGTGTGGCGAGTAGTCACTGGTGTGAAGGGAAAAAGACTGAGTATACAAATGAGGATATATCGTCTATGTTCACTTATGATGTGTCTTTATTTTCAATAAGATGGGTTTGTTTTTCAAGTCCCGCCCCGGCACCATTGATTTAAGCTAATAAAAACAATTAGTTATATAATATTATACGCCACCGCAAGGTGGTTTTTTTATGCCTGAAAATCCCTTTCCTAATATGATTTTTTTGTCAGTGCTAGATATGCACTATTTTGACCACCAGTTCACTAGAACGAACAGCATTTTACAGTTGTATCAGTCTGTCACTGCCGATGGTCAAGTGTCCTGATATTGACTATTTTTCTGCTAATAGCCCCTGAATATAAAGGTCTTTATCCCTCATCAGAACGTCTATTTTTGAATCCGTGCCTGTTCAACGGCCAGTCGTTCTATTGCTCCTGCGCGGAGTGTCGCCAACTGTTTGAGGAGCCCTTTTGCATCTACCATGGGGTGTGGTTGGTCAGGCTGATGTACTTTTAGTTGATTTTGCATTTCAATTTGACCGTTACTAAAAGGATGCGCGGTGAGATGGACTGTAATGGGGTGCTTAGAATCTTCCACCATCACCTTAATACGGTCTATGCTTCGGATGTAGGCCTCAACCTGTTGCGGACCGTCTATAGCATTTAATCCTAATCCGCCAATAGTAATCGCGTGATAGGTGTTATTCCTCTCTTTGACATCAAGCACATAAGATGTGGTGCCCCAAGTGTGGCCTGGGGTAATGTAGGCATGAAATGTAGTATCACCCACCGTCAACGCATCGCCGTCTTTCACCAAGATATCTGTGGTGGCTGGGTCAGGCATTGCCCATGCGCTAGGTTTCCCCAGTGTTTTTTTTGCATCAGCCTGCGCTTCCTTCCATCCTTCCTCAGACATGACAAAACGTGCGTTGGTTAACGACTTGAGTTTAGATACGCCGCCTACATGATCAAAATGTCCGTGTGTTAGCAGTACCATTTTGATATCTGATGGCTCGACGCCGATTTTTTTAATGTTATCCATAAGCTGGTCTGTAAATTCTCCATACAGCGTATCTATTAGTACTGGGCCTTCGCTGGTTTTGATGAGCCAGGCTGAGACCCAACAAATGCCGACATAATAAACATTGTCAAATACCTGATAGGGTTCGACGGCCTGGGCCTTTGCATCATTCAGCCAACGTCCAAGTTCGGCAGGCATTTTACCGCTGCTTCCAAATTGGTTGAAAAATTGGTTGATAGCTGAGGATGGACCGCACCCTGTCAGTGAGGTGATGGCGGGACTATTTGTTTCTGCACCTTTTGTTTCTGTACCTTGTGATGGGAGAGTGTGAGCCGTAGCAGCCACACTGATTAAAAGTAAGAAAGCTGCTAGGGGCGTAAGACGTTGGTTTTTCATTCTTTATCTCTTGTCTGGATAGTAAAACCCAGACTATAGTTGCAGAAATCGGATGAATAAATACGAAGTAATGCAAACTAACGTTGCATATTTCGGACAATATGAGGGCTTATGGATCGCTTTGTTGCCATGCAGGTATTTGTTGATGTGGTTGAGTTAGGAAGTCTCACTGCCGCAGCGAACAAACTGGATATCTCGCGGGCCATGGCTACGCGGTATATCGCATCATTGGAGAAATCATTTGGCGTTCGGTTATTGCATCGTTCCAGTCGCAGTTTGGGGCTGACCAGTGCTGGGAGCGAAATTTTGTCCTATTGCCGACAAATTTTAGCTCTAAATGATGATATTGGTGCGGCCCTTGAGAGTAAGAGCCAAGAGCCTAACGGCTTGATTCGGGTTGCGAGCAGTATCTCATTCGGTCAATCCTATCTGGCCGATGCGATGAGGCGCTATGCTTCCCAATACCCCAAGGTTGCTATTGAAATGGTGTTGAAGGATGCATCAATTAATCTGGTGGAACAGCGGATTGATCTGGCTATTCATGTTGGTAACAAGCTCGATCCGAGTGTGATTTCACGCCAACTGACCCGATGTGCTTCTGTCGTTTGTGCTGCACCCGATTATCTGGCACGTAATGGAACGCCCCAACGGCCAGACGATCTCAGGCAACACAACTGCTTGCACCACACGCGTTTTGGCAACGTCTGGCGTTTTCAGCGCCCGTCGGCTAAGGGGGAAAATTTGGTGATGGATGAAGTGGATGTCACGGGCAACTTTGCCGCGAATGATAGTATGGTGCTTTTGCATGCTGCGCTGGCGGGCGGGGGTATCGTTCATTTACCCGCTTTTACGGCAGATCCTTATCTTCGCACCGGCGCACTGGTTCGCGTTTTGACGGACTATTTATTGCCGGAACTGGGTGTCTATGCGTTATACAGCTCACGTAAATATTTACCGACCAGCACACGGACGTTACTGGATTTTTTGCTTGATGATTTGGCAAGCGACAACGCTGATGGCACTAAGAGGCGAGCCGTGTCTCGATCACTGACAGCCTAATGTATAGCGTTAGAATAGGCATTCGATAGACTACAGATGCACATCCACGACCGCATCTGTAATTAAACGAGTTGCTGGCTTGGGTAAATAGAGCATTAACTCCTTGAATGTCCGATGTGATCATATGCACTCTTCTTCGTTCGACAGGATATATAACCATATAGTATGAAGGGATGTTATCGTGAAGATACATCTACAGATATATTTGATTCACATGATTAGTTGAGATGTTGGAAGGCGGGTTGGCGGGTGATATGGCAGATTAATGTTACAGAAAATCACTCTTTTAATCGCCGTTAAGAGACGGCGATAAATAGCAAAACTGCTGTTACTAGATTTTTATCTATTTGTTTTTTCGGCATAAGAATTTATCTTTTATCACGCCATCAAAGAAACGACCTTTAGAGACGACAGAGTCAGAAATAAACTTTTTGTAGATAGATTCAGGTACGCCAACATATTGATAGATATCTTTGTTATGAAACGCTATCTCAAGGGTGTGCGTCTGTGGGTCATACCCAATGGAATCAATTCGTGACGATGAAACCTGCTGTCGCTGCAATGCTTGTTCCTCCCTTGTGTAAAATAAGATCAAAGTATAAAAAATTTACTGCATGACGCATTGTCGACGATCATGCTTATTTATGGTTCATCGCGGGTTAGCGTGAAAG
Proteins encoded in this window:
- a CDS encoding GTP-binding protein HSR1, which encodes MKKSSGYSLIRRHLRRYPRSLRHALMQELTRLVTYEPVIGIMGKTGVGKSSLCNALFRSEVCAVNAVAACTREPQRIRLRFGRHYLTLVDLPGVGESQQRDEEYRALYQSLLPELDMVLWVLKADDRAYSAEEQFYRDVFGSVNGEHTPILWLLNQVDKIEPSEEWHWASAQPSSRQREHMAQKQAAIGQQLGIVAENILPLSVKGRYQLGKMVEAMITLLPKQARSPVIPHLRAEHQTESAIQQARAGFSDTVVSAVDWVIDHAPLPQVAKQVLHGVTHSVARVANAVWSFFFD
- the radC gene encoding DNA repair protein RadC; translated protein: MSCNSLAGGIASREQRIIQMALCLLEKRVRKNSRQFKTSEDTKSWLMLELSGLDREVFMVLYLDNQHRLIEKEVIALGGINSTEVHPREILKASLRHNAAAVILAHNHPSCCAEPSQADRHITDKLKGSLSQLDVRVLDHLVVGGADVVSFAERGWL
- a CDS encoding type IV toxin-antitoxin system YeeU family antitoxin, producing the protein MPSSNTPEWGLKCAVTPRFGARLVQEGHRLHYLADRASIVGTFSKTEAQNLERCFPELIKLLEQKLRMGELNPRQQNCVTLHCNEWICEADTLGSVGYVYIVIYPSSAAAE
- a CDS encoding toxin, which translates into the protein MQTSPAIPPREDNPCPSPITVWQQLLTYLLEKHYGLTLNDTPFCEENVIQAHIDAGVTLVNAVNFLVEKYELVRIDRDGFNWQEQSPFLTAVDVLRARRATGLLKA
- a CDS encoding DUF4942 domain-containing protein; translated protein: MQIEPEVLTEHTELICSTNIERIVTGRDTALQQIEQLLNQLRAISTLTATIGGGTAEDWALKQGHRYDCWLTETPGKAMPAITRTLDRNIWRDLMLKSGMLTLMDAEARSQWHKNLDEGELPVISEANILSTFEQLHQSKQEVFERGVINVFKGLSWDYKTNHPCYFGKKIIISNLVTYNRWGFGLNWGWRRDQLADLERMLYLLDGKPLPDNRGDVTIRLMDHIRDNPHEQEYEDEFFSVRYFQKGTGHLTFKRPDLIDQMNDIIAKHYPGMLAAR
- a CDS encoding subclass B3 metallo-beta-lactamase CAR-1 translates to MKNQRLTPLAAFLLLISVAATAHTLPSQGTETKGAETNSPAITSLTGCGPSSAINQFFNQFGSSGKMPAELGRWLNDAKAQAVEPYQVFDNVYYVGICWVSAWLIKTSEGPVLIDTLYGEFTDQLMDNIKKIGVEPSDIKMVLLTHGHFDHVGGVSKLKSLTNARFVMSEEGWKEAQADAKKTLGKPSAWAMPDPATTDILVKDGDALTVGDTTFHAYITPGHTWGTTSYVLDVKERNNTYHAITIGGLGLNAIDGPQQVEAYIRSIDRIKVMVEDSKHPITVHLTAHPFSNGQIEMQNQLKVHQPDQPHPMVDAKGLLKQLATLRAGAIERLAVEQARIQK
- a CDS encoding LysR family transcriptional regulator, which translates into the protein MDRFVAMQVFVDVVELGSLTAAANKLDISRAMATRYIASLEKSFGVRLLHRSSRSLGLTSAGSEILSYCRQILALNDDIGAALESKSQEPNGLIRVASSISFGQSYLADAMRRYASQYPKVAIEMVLKDASINLVEQRIDLAIHVGNKLDPSVISRQLTRCASVVCAAPDYLARNGTPQRPDDLRQHNCLHHTRFGNVWRFQRPSAKGENLVMDEVDVTGNFAANDSMVLLHAALAGGGIVHLPAFTADPYLRTGALVRVLTDYLLPELGVYALYSSRKYLPTSTRTLLDFLLDDLASDNADGTKRRAVSRSLTA
- a CDS encoding KTSC domain-containing protein codes for the protein MQRQQVSSSRIDSIGYDPQTHTLEIAFHNKDIYQYVGVPESIYKKFISDSVVSKGRFFDGVIKDKFLCRKNK